The following proteins are co-located in the Vicugna pacos chromosome 3, VicPac4, whole genome shotgun sequence genome:
- the GAPT gene encoding protein GAPT isoform X2: MLFSRSVQRKRPDLCPQFNQKCLSELPELLLNHTLQRVTSVCTCEFSKGYTILSNDTISAKMLESCGNASVAIPIGISLLLLLVICGIGCVWHWKHCNTMQGFLPRFLQRRKSRRKDYSKTLPLSPQVISSRYKISVQTQDHSSAGVDANIDDNYENVERGPPKSKEDNNKELYENTWQTNFEEHIYGNETPCDYYNFQKPSTSEAPQEEDVYILPDSY, translated from the coding sequence AAATGCCTAAGTGAGCTTCCGGAATTACTTTTGAACCATACCCTGCAAAGAGTTACATCGGTCTGCACCTGTGAATTCAGTAAGGGCTACACCATACTATCAAACGACACCATTAGTGCGAAAATGCTGGAAAGCTGTGGAAATGCTTCCGTGGCCATTCCTATAGGAATTTCCCTCCTTTTACTGTTGGTGATCTGTGGAATTGGGTGTGTTTGGCACTGGAAACACTGTAATACAATGCAAGGTTTCTTACCAAGGTTTTTGCAGAGGAGAAAAAGCAGGAGAAAAGACTATTCTAAAACACTCCCTTTAAGTCCCCAGGTTATCAGCTCAAGGTATAAAATCTCAGTTCAAACTCAAGACCACAGCTCTGCTGGGGTGGACGCTAACATAGATGACAACTATGAAAATGTGGAAAGGGGTCCTCCTAAATCAAAAGAAGACAACAATAAGGAACTATATGAAAACACTTGGCAGACCAATTTCGAGGAGCATATCTATGGAAATGAGACACCATGTGACTATTATAACTTCCAGAAGCCTAGCACTTCTGAAGCCCCACAAGAAGAAGACGTATATATTCTTCCAGATTCATACTAA
- the GAPT gene encoding protein GAPT isoform X1 → MANRSTFPFLSFLLCCYLLPICASLIEKEVKLNKIRPDTVQLYNNSYIIIRYKNYLLSSDDIRTSPNDFLSYLKQKCLSELPELLLNHTLQRVTSVCTCEFSKGYTILSNDTISAKMLESCGNASVAIPIGISLLLLLVICGIGCVWHWKHCNTMQGFLPRFLQRRKSRRKDYSKTLPLSPQVISSRYKISVQTQDHSSAGVDANIDDNYENVERGPPKSKEDNNKELYENTWQTNFEEHIYGNETPCDYYNFQKPSTSEAPQEEDVYILPDSY, encoded by the coding sequence ATGGCAAATCGTTCAAccttccctttcttgagttttctacTCTGCTGTtatcttctgcccatttgtgCTTCATTGATAGAAAAGGAAGTAAAGCTGAACAAAATTCGCCCTGACACAGTGCAGTTATACAATAATAGTTATATAATCATCAGATACAAGAACTATCTTCTCTCCTCTGATGACATCAGGACTTCACCAAATGATTTTCTTTCATATCTGAAACAGAAATGCCTAAGTGAGCTTCCGGAATTACTTTTGAACCATACCCTGCAAAGAGTTACATCGGTCTGCACCTGTGAATTCAGTAAGGGCTACACCATACTATCAAACGACACCATTAGTGCGAAAATGCTGGAAAGCTGTGGAAATGCTTCCGTGGCCATTCCTATAGGAATTTCCCTCCTTTTACTGTTGGTGATCTGTGGAATTGGGTGTGTTTGGCACTGGAAACACTGTAATACAATGCAAGGTTTCTTACCAAGGTTTTTGCAGAGGAGAAAAAGCAGGAGAAAAGACTATTCTAAAACACTCCCTTTAAGTCCCCAGGTTATCAGCTCAAGGTATAAAATCTCAGTTCAAACTCAAGACCACAGCTCTGCTGGGGTGGACGCTAACATAGATGACAACTATGAAAATGTGGAAAGGGGTCCTCCTAAATCAAAAGAAGACAACAATAAGGAACTATATGAAAACACTTGGCAGACCAATTTCGAGGAGCATATCTATGGAAATGAGACACCATGTGACTATTATAACTTCCAGAAGCCTAGCACTTCTGAAGCCCCACAAGAAGAAGACGTATATATTCTTCCAGATTCATACTAA